A genomic stretch from Kwoniella europaea PYCC6329 chromosome 2, complete sequence includes:
- a CDS encoding dihydroorotase, homodimeric type: MPDEIVLPAPADFHVHVRQGKMCELVTPQVAKGGVRTAYVMPNLVPPLTSTDAVLAYKAELERLDPSIQWLMTLYLHPDVTPEEIRKAAKAGISGVKSYPRGVTTNSNSGIEDYGVYYPVFKAMEEEGMVLNLHGEVPSDPEKNISILNAEVHFLSHLKKLAYDFPNLRIVLEHATTSNAVDSVLSLPANVACSITAHHLYLTIDEVAPQPHHFCKPLAKEPKDRKALQEVIKSGNPKFFLGSDSAPHPLSSKIPNLTQDGHSVSACAAGVYTSPILIPLVATLLESFGALDQLQNFVCDNGRNFYTVSAQKGQELRLVRTSREEGKGIVKGTLKGDDGIEVLPFWTGKKLEWEIVN; this comes from the exons ATGCCCGACGAGATCGTACTGCCTGCCCCTGCGGA cttccatgtccatgtccgTCAGGGGAAGATGTGTGAACTTGTGACCCCACAGGTAGCCAAGGGAGGTGTGAGGACCGCATACGTcatg CCCAACCTTGTCccaccactcacatccaccGATGCCGTCCTCGCCTACAAAGCCGAACTCGAACGACTTGATCCTTCCATCCAATGGCTCATGACTCTCTATTTGCATCCTGATGTCACCCCTGAGGAAATTAGGAAAGCTGCTAAAGCCGGTATCAGTG GTGTTAAATCATATCCTCGAGGTGTTACCACAAACTCCAATTCCGGTATAGAAGATTACGGAGTGTACTATCCCGTGTTCAAAGCtatggaggaggaaggaatggtaTTGAATTTACATGGAGAAGTACCTAGTGATCCCGAGAAG AACATATCCATCCTCAACGCCGAAGTTCACTTCCTCTCACACCTCAAGAAGCTCGCCTATGATTTCCCCAACCTCCGTATCGTTCTCGAACATGCTACGACGTCTAACGCTGTCGACTCTGTCCTCTCCCTTCCAGCCAACGTAGCATGTTCCATCACcgctcatcatctctatctcaCAATTGACGAAGTCGCTCCTCAACCCCACCATTTCTGTAAACCCCTAGCTAAAGAACCTAAAGATCGAAAGGCTTTGCAGGAAGTAATCAAATCCGGTAATCCCAAGTTTTTCCTTGGTTCAGATTCCGCTCCCCATCCTCTTTCGAGCAAGATACCTAATCTCACTCAGGATGGACACAGCGTATCAGCCTGTGCGGCTGGTGTGTACACTTCGCCCATATTGATACCGCTCGTAGCGACCCTGCTGGAGAGTTTCGGTGCGTTAGATCAACTTCAAAACTTTGTTTGTGATAATGGTAGGAATTTTTACACAGTATCTGCCCAAAAAGGACAGGAATTGAGACTGGTCAGAACATCTcgagaggaaggtaaggGGATAGTCAAAGGTACACTGAAAGGTGACGATGGTATTGAGGTTTTACCGTTCTGGACGGGTAAGAAATTGGAATGGGAAATTGTCAACTGA